Sequence from the Nocardiopsis sp. YSL2 genome:
GGATCGTCCGGTCTCAAGGTGTCACGGCTGGCACTGGGATGCATGAGCTACGGGGACCCCGCCCTCGGGACCCATCCGTGGTCGCTGCCGGAGAAGGAGGGCACCAGGTTCATCGCCGAGGCGCTGGACCTGGGGATCAACTTCTTCGACACCGCCAACATCTACTCGCTGGGAACCAGCGAAGAGATCCTCGGCGCGGCGGTCAGGGGCTCGGCCAGGCGCGAGGACGTCGTGATCGCGACCAAGGTCTACGAAGCGATGCGCGAAGGCCCGTTGGCCGGGGGCCTGTCCCGCGGGGCGATCCTGCAGGAGCTGGATGCGAGCCTTCGCCGACTCGGAACCGACTACGTCGACCTGTACATCATCCACCGATGGGACCACGAGACCCCCATCGAGGAGACGATGGAGACCCTCCACGACGTGGTCAGGTCCGGCAAGGTCCGGTACATCGGCGCGTCGTCGATGCACTGCTGGCAGTTCGTCAAGGCACAGTACGTCGCCGACCTCCACGGGTGGACGCGGTTCGTGAGCATGCAGAACCACTACAACCTCATCAACCGCGAGGAAGAACGGGAGATGATCCCGTACTGCCGCGCCGAAGGCATCGGTGTGACCCCGTGGAGCCCCCTGGCCAGGGGCAAATTGGCCCGGGACTGGGACGCGCGGTCGAAGCGTACCGAGGGCGACCCGATCCAGGAGCGCTTCTACGGGCCGACCGAACGGGCCGACCGGGCCGTGGTGCGGGCCGTCGGCGAGGTCGCCGCGGCGCGGGGCGTCCCGCTCGCCCAGGTGGCACTGGTCTGGCTGCTCCAGCAGCCGGCCGTCGCCTCCCCCGTCATCGGGGCCACCCGGAGCGAGCACCTGCACGACGCCGTGGCCGCCCTGGACCTGCGTCTGGAGGCCGACGAGCTCTCCAGGCTGGCCGAACCCTACATCCCGCACGCCGTCGTGGAATACGTGTAGTCCCCCTCAGCGCATCGGAGCGATCATGGGCATTGCCGACTTCGCCATCGAGATCCCCACCCACAAGGTCAGTGTCGACGAGATGAGCCGTCAGTCCGGCCAGGACGTCGACAAGCTCACCGAGATCATCCCGGCCGGCCGGATCTCCGTCCTGGCCCCCGACCAGACCTCCTGGAGCATCGGACGGGACGCCGCCGCCAAGCTCCTCGCCCAGAACCCGGTTCCGCGGGACGAGATCGGGCTCGTCGTCTACGCCGGGTCCAGTGAATGGGGGACGCCCTTCTGGTCTCCCGCCGCCAAGATCGCCTTGGAACTGGGCATCCACAACGCCCACTGCTACGAGTTGTCCAACTTCTGCAACGCCGGCACGGCCGCGTTGGCCATCGCCGACGAGCAGGTCCGGGCCGGGAAGCACGGCGCCGCCCTGGTGATCATCTCGGACCGGCTGAGCCAGCTGGTCGACTACTCCACCGGATACGTGGAGCTCTTCAACTTCGCCGACGGCGCGGCCGCCGTCCTCGTCGCTCCGGAGGCGAGGTACGAGGTCCGCGCATCGGCCCTGCGTACCGACCCCGTCTGGGTGGACTACTACTACGGCGAGCTCGCCGGTGGCAGGGTGAGGGTCGAACGCACCGCGAAGCGCGACGGGCTCGGGGAGGCCTTCACCGAGAACTTCACGTCGCTGACCCGGTCGGTCCTGGAGGAGGCCGGGGTGAGCGCGGACGAGGTGGCCTACTACCTCGTCACCCACGGGAACCAGGACCTGCACCGCGACTACCTCGACGCGATGGGCGCCGGCCCCGACCGGAGCGTGTTCAACTACGACGCCGACGGTCACATGGGAGGGGTGGATCCCCTGATCGCTCTGGAGAGCCTCGAAAGGGACGGCAGGCTGTCCGCGGGCGACGTCGTCGTGATCGCGACCGCGGGCTCGGGATTCAGCTGGGGGGTCATGGCCGTCGAGATGCGGTGACGGACCGGGGACCACTCGTGCGCACGCTCCCCCCGGGGCGTGCGCACGAGCCGTGCCGTGTCAGCCGGGCCGGACGCCGTCCAGGCCGGGGTCCATCGCGAGCAGCTTCAGCTTCGCGTCGTCGGGGGAGTCGGCCTCCGCGAAGTAGATCTTGAGGAGGTGTCCGTCCTGGAGGGCGGCCGTCTGGTACATCAGCTCGACCGGCCCGACCACCGGATGGTTGAGCACCTTCACACCGTCGGTGCAGTTGGCGACGTGCTGGTCGGTCCACAGGTCGACGAACTCGGGGCTCTTGATGGTGAGCTCACCGACCAGCTCCGCGAACCTGGTGTCGCCGCGGTGGTCGGCCGCGATGAACCGCAGGTAGGAGACGTTGTAGAGCGACTCGGTCGCCCAGTCCGCGTACAGTCCCCGAACGTTCTCGTCGAGGAAGTTGAGCTTGATGACGTTCGGGCGTGTGGACGGTTCCTCCGGCACACGCACGTCCAGGTGCGGTGCGATGAGGCGGTGGTACAGCGGGTTCCACGCGAGGATGTCGCACCGGTAGTTGAGCACCGCGGCCGCCGTGTTCCCCAACGACCCCACCAGCGCCCTGGTGTGCGCGCTGACCCGGTCCGGGGGCATGTCCCGCGTCTTGCGGACCGTCTCGGGCGTACCGATCCGCAGCAGGTACTCCTGCTCGTCGTCACTCAGTTCCAGGGCCCGCGCGATCGACAACAGGACCGAGGAGGAGGCGTGCGGCACCTGGGACTGTTCCAGCCTCGTGTAGTACGGCTGGCTGACCCCCGCGAGGGCCGCCACCTCTTCACGGCGCAGCCCCGGTACCCGACGCGACCCCCTGGTGACCAGGCCGATCTCGTCCGGCTGGACCCGTTCGCGCATACGCCGCAGATAATTGCCCAGGTCGACTTCCATGTCCTGAATCACCGCCTCATGATCCCACAACGGGTCCCCGTACTCATGATGCCGGAAAACCGATCTTCTCCACCAATTCCCCACCTCTTGTTTCCGGAGTGTTTTCCTTCCACTCCTTTCAGGTTACTATAGGCAGCAGAACACTCCCTGGTTGTCGATGTCAATCATCGAGCCTGACCCAATGGTGGTTACCCTTGGCGTGGCTATCCACGGCCGGGGGATGGCTAAGCGGCGGAGACGCCTTCAACCTGTTGGCATGACCACCCAACAGGCATCGGAAACCACGTCGTCACCAAGGATGACCTCACGCCAGGCCACCGTTCTCGTCGTTCTGCTCGCATCGCAGTTCTTGATGGCCGCCGACTTCTCCATTCTCAACGTCGCACTTCCACGGGTCGGGGTGGACCTCGGCTTCAGCGCCGGCGGTCTCCAGTGGATCGTGACGTCCTTCGCGCTGTGCGCGGCGGGCTGCACGCTCGTGTTCGGCCGGGTCGGCGACTACCTGGGGCGCCGACGCATCTTCATCGTCGGCATGCTGATCCTG
This genomic interval carries:
- a CDS encoding aldo/keto reductase, with the protein product MQYTRLGSSGLKVSRLALGCMSYGDPALGTHPWSLPEKEGTRFIAEALDLGINFFDTANIYSLGTSEEILGAAVRGSARREDVVIATKVYEAMREGPLAGGLSRGAILQELDASLRRLGTDYVDLYIIHRWDHETPIEETMETLHDVVRSGKVRYIGASSMHCWQFVKAQYVADLHGWTRFVSMQNHYNLINREEEREMIPYCRAEGIGVTPWSPLARGKLARDWDARSKRTEGDPIQERFYGPTERADRAVVRAVGEVAAARGVPLAQVALVWLLQQPAVASPVIGATRSEHLHDAVAALDLRLEADELSRLAEPYIPHAVVEYV
- a CDS encoding 3-oxoacyl-ACP synthase III family protein, with the translated sequence MGIADFAIEIPTHKVSVDEMSRQSGQDVDKLTEIIPAGRISVLAPDQTSWSIGRDAAAKLLAQNPVPRDEIGLVVYAGSSEWGTPFWSPAAKIALELGIHNAHCYELSNFCNAGTAALAIADEQVRAGKHGAALVIISDRLSQLVDYSTGYVELFNFADGAAAVLVAPEARYEVRASALRTDPVWVDYYYGELAGGRVRVERTAKRDGLGEAFTENFTSLTRSVLEEAGVSADEVAYYLVTHGNQDLHRDYLDAMGAGPDRSVFNYDADGHMGGVDPLIALESLERDGRLSAGDVVVIATAGSGFSWGVMAVEMR
- a CDS encoding helix-turn-helix transcriptional regulator, encoding MIQDMEVDLGNYLRRMRERVQPDEIGLVTRGSRRVPGLRREEVAALAGVSQPYYTRLEQSQVPHASSSVLLSIARALELSDDEQEYLLRIGTPETVRKTRDMPPDRVSAHTRALVGSLGNTAAAVLNYRCDILAWNPLYHRLIAPHLDVRVPEEPSTRPNVIKLNFLDENVRGLYADWATESLYNVSYLRFIAADHRGDTRFAELVGELTIKSPEFVDLWTDQHVANCTDGVKVLNHPVVGPVELMYQTAALQDGHLLKIYFAEADSPDDAKLKLLAMDPGLDGVRPG